From Streptomyces yatensis, one genomic window encodes:
- a CDS encoding cob(I)yrinic acid a,c-diamide adenosyltransferase: protein MVNLTRIYTRTGDTGTTALGDMSRTAKTDTRIAAYADANEANAAIGVAIALGQLPAEIVKVLVRVQNDLFDVGADLCTPVVENPEHPALRVEQGYIDKLEADCDGFLEGLEKLRSFILPGGTPGAALLHQACTVARRAERSTWAALAEHGESMNALTATYLNRLSDLLFILARAANKEVGDVLWVPGENR from the coding sequence ATGGTCAATCTCACCCGCATCTATACGCGTACCGGGGACACGGGCACCACCGCCCTCGGCGATATGAGCCGCACCGCCAAGACCGATACCCGGATCGCCGCGTACGCCGACGCGAACGAGGCGAACGCCGCGATCGGGGTGGCCATCGCCCTGGGCCAGTTGCCCGCCGAGATCGTCAAGGTGCTGGTCCGCGTCCAGAACGACCTGTTCGACGTGGGCGCGGATCTGTGCACCCCCGTGGTGGAGAACCCGGAGCACCCCGCGCTCCGCGTGGAGCAGGGCTATATCGACAAGCTGGAGGCGGACTGCGACGGTTTCCTGGAGGGTCTGGAGAAGCTGCGCAGCTTCATCCTCCCGGGCGGCACCCCCGGCGCCGCGCTGCTGCACCAGGCGTGCACGGTGGCGCGCCGCGCCGAGCGCTCCACCTGGGCGGCGCTCGCCGAGCACGGGGAGTCGATGAACGCGCTCACCGCCACCTATCTCAACCGGCTCTCGGACCTGCTGTTCATCCTGGCCCGCGCGGCCAACAAGGAGGTCGGCGACGTCCTGTGGGTCCCGGGCGAGAACCGCTGA
- a CDS encoding sensor histidine kinase, giving the protein MPSRPHLPRPHRHDVLIGLCGLLGGGLMWAVGVHNNQSFFHTPRWLGLIALFVISAAVLLRRSRPLVGLGVGTAALGVDILSGGLAVTFLIYTDLVYAAVMYSGPLAARRIPQICGLLTGLATVVPLAIFGDPVALLVGPFVALLTLTPAWTGTVVRNHREEAAAARLEAERVALLAELDRREAVASERSRMARELHDMVANHLSAIAIHSSAALSLKDPAATDDALGVIRENSVRGLAEMRRLIGLLRDPGDTAEPAAISTLDALDTLLEQARANARPGGQDIVLCDERPAGADPLPAPVELAAYRIVQESLTNALKHAAPGRVDVTLAHRADGPLEVSVISPYGDRSGPRAPGSGTGLIGMRERVNLLGGTLDAGPVTGPRGMVWQVRAALPRGDESAPSVP; this is encoded by the coding sequence ATGCCGTCCCGTCCCCACCTCCCGCGCCCCCACCGGCACGACGTCCTGATCGGCCTCTGCGGACTGCTCGGCGGGGGCCTGATGTGGGCGGTGGGGGTGCACAACAACCAGTCGTTCTTCCACACGCCCCGATGGCTGGGGCTGATCGCGCTGTTCGTGATCTCGGCGGCCGTGCTGCTGCGCCGCTCCCGGCCCCTCGTCGGTCTGGGCGTGGGGACCGCCGCGCTCGGCGTCGACATCCTCAGCGGCGGGCTGGCCGTGACGTTCCTGATCTACACCGACCTGGTGTACGCGGCCGTCATGTACTCCGGCCCGCTCGCCGCCCGGCGCATCCCCCAGATCTGCGGGCTGCTCACCGGGCTGGCGACCGTGGTGCCGCTGGCCATCTTCGGCGATCCGGTGGCGCTGCTGGTCGGCCCGTTCGTCGCGCTGCTCACCCTCACCCCGGCGTGGACCGGGACGGTGGTCCGCAACCACCGCGAGGAGGCCGCGGCGGCCCGTCTGGAGGCGGAACGCGTCGCCCTGCTGGCCGAGTTGGACCGGCGGGAGGCGGTCGCCTCCGAGCGCTCCCGGATGGCGCGCGAACTCCACGACATGGTGGCGAACCACCTGTCGGCCATCGCCATCCACTCCAGCGCCGCGCTCTCCCTGAAGGACCCCGCCGCGACCGACGACGCGCTCGGCGTCATCAGGGAGAACAGCGTGCGGGGCCTGGCCGAGATGCGCCGGCTGATCGGGCTGCTGCGGGACCCCGGGGACACGGCGGAACCGGCCGCCATCTCCACGCTCGACGCGCTCGACACCCTGCTGGAGCAGGCCCGCGCCAACGCCCGCCCCGGCGGGCAGGACATCGTCCTGTGCGACGAGCGGCCCGCCGGCGCCGACCCGCTGCCCGCCCCGGTCGAGCTCGCCGCGTACCGCATCGTCCAGGAGTCGCTCACCAACGCCCTCAAGCACGCCGCGCCCGGCCGGGTGGACGTGACGCTGGCGCATCGCGCGGACGGTCCGCTCGAAGTCAGCGTCATCAGCCCCTACGGCGACCGCTCTGGCCCCCGGGCACCCGGCTCCGGCACCGGGCTGATCGGGATGCGGGAGCGGGTGAACCTGCTCGGCGGCACCCTCGACGCCGGGCCCGTCACCGGGCCCCGGGGCATGGTGTGGCAGGTGCGGGCCGCGCTGCCCCGGGGTGACGAGAGCGCTCCGAGTGTGCCATGA